The following proteins come from a genomic window of Coffea arabica cultivar ET-39 chromosome 11c, Coffea Arabica ET-39 HiFi, whole genome shotgun sequence:
- the LOC113716779 gene encoding uncharacterized protein isoform X2, producing the protein MRRQVQQFTNFSTRSATDSSSSLLKAKKWDALVIGGGHNGLTAAAYLAKSGLSVAVLERRHLIGGAAVTEELIPGFKELELKRHGLKLLKRNPSSFTPCLDGRYLLLGPDKELNHAEISKFSKKDAEAYPRFEHQLENFCKFMDPLIDSSPPETLQRASSIKTHMKDRLDKSAFWAHCMRRAVSMGQREMVDFMDLLLSPASKVLNNWFETEVLKATLATDAVIGTTASVHTPGTGYVLLHHIMGETDGDRGIWSYVEGGMGSVSLAVGSAAQEAGATIVTKAEVSKLLIGDSGRVDGVLLSDGTEVQSSVVLSNATPYKTFMELVPEHVLPDDFLQAIKCSDYSSAATKINLAVERVPQFQCCKINHPNAGPQHMGTIHIGSESMEEVDSACQEAVNGFPSKRPIIEMTIPSVLDKTISPHGKHIINLFIQYTPYKPLDGSWEDPAYRESFAQRCFSLIDDYAPGFSSSILGYDMLTPPDLEREIGLTGGNIFHGAMGLDSLFLMRPVKGWSNYRTPVQGLYLCGSGAHPGGGVMGAAGRNAAGTVIQDWK; encoded by the exons ATGAGGCGACAAGTTCAACAATTTACGAACTTCAGCACCAGAAGTGCCACCGATTCTTCATCGAGCTTGTTGAAAGCAAAGAAATGGGATGCGTTGGTGATTGGGGGCGGCCACAACGGCCTCACTGCTGCGGCCTACCTCGCTAAATCCGGCCTCTCCGTCGCCGTTCTCGAGCGCCGTCACCTTATCGGCGGAGCAGCTGTCACTGAAGAACTCATTCCCGGCTTTAA ggagttggagttgaagagGCATGGATTGAAGCTACTGAAGAGGAATCCGTCGTCGTTTACCCCTTGTCTAGACGGGCGTTATCTTTTGCTCGGCCCTGATAAGGAGCTAAACCATGCTGAAATTTCGAAGTTCTCCAAGAAGGATGCTGAGGCTTACCCCAG GTTTGAGCATCAGCTGGAGAACTTCTGTAAGTTCATGGATCCACTTATTGATTCCTCCCCTCCTGAAACTCTTCAACGTGCATCATCTATCAAAACTCATATGAAGGATAGGTTAGACAAATCTGCGTTTTGGGCTCATTGCATGCGAAGAGCTGTTTCCATGGGCCAAAGAGAGATGGT GGATTTTATGGATCTTTTGCTCTCTCCAGCCTCAAAGGTTCTAAATAACTGGTTTGAG ACTGAAGTCCTGAAGGCAACACTTGCAACAGATGCAGTAATAGGAACCACG GCAAGTGTCCATACACCAGGAACTGGCTATGTTTTGCTTCATCACATCATGGGAGAAACTGATGGTGATCGTGGAATTTGGTC ATATGTTGAAGGTGGAATGGGTTCCGTGTCTTTGGCTGTTGGTAGTGCAGCACAGGAGGCGGGTGCTACAATAGTGACTAAAGCTGAG GTCTCAAAATTGCTAATTGGTGATTCAGGAAGAGTAGACGGG GTGTTGCTTTCTGATGGAACTGAAGTGCAGTCTTCTGTTGTTTTATCAAATGCTACTCCATATAAAACTTTTATG GAATTAGTGCCAGAACATGTGCTTCCTGATGACTTTCTTCAGGCAATCAAGTGTTCTGATTACAGCTCT GCGGCTACAAAAATTAACTTGGCTGTTGAGCGAGTGCCACAATTTCAGTGCTGCAAGATTAATCATCCTAATGCTGGTCCTCAGCATATGGGTACCATCCATATTGGTTCAGAGAG CATGGAAGAGGTTGATTCAGCCTGTCAAGAAGCTGTAAATGGTTTTCCCTCTAAAAGACCTATCATTGAGATGACAATCCCTTCTGTCTTGGACAAGACTATCTCTCCCCATG GTAAGCATATCATCAACTTATTTATTCAGTACACACCTTATAAACCTTTGGATGGCAGTTGGGAAGACCCTGCATATAGG GAATCATTTGCACAAAGATGCTTCTCCTTAATTGATGATTATGCCCCTGGCTTTAGCTCGTCAATTCTTGGATATGACATGTTGACTCCACCAGATCTTGAGAGAGAAATTGGTTTGACAG GAGGAAATATTTTTCACGGTGCCATGGGGTTGGATTCTTTGTTCCTTATGCGACCTGTTAAAGGATG GTCGAATTACAGGACTCCAGTACAAGGTCTATACTTATGTGGAAGTGGAGCTCATCCTGGGGGAGGCGTGATGGGTGCTGCCGGTCGTAATGCTGCAGGCACAGTCATTCAAGACTGGAAGTAG
- the LOC113716779 gene encoding uncharacterized protein isoform X1: MRRQVQQFTNFSTRSATDSSSSLLKAKKWDALVIGGGHNGLTAAAYLAKSGLSVAVLERRHLIGGAAVTEELIPGFKFSRCSYLQSLLRPSVIKELELKRHGLKLLKRNPSSFTPCLDGRYLLLGPDKELNHAEISKFSKKDAEAYPRFEHQLENFCKFMDPLIDSSPPETLQRASSIKTHMKDRLDKSAFWAHCMRRAVSMGQREMVDFMDLLLSPASKVLNNWFETEVLKATLATDAVIGTTASVHTPGTGYVLLHHIMGETDGDRGIWSYVEGGMGSVSLAVGSAAQEAGATIVTKAEVSKLLIGDSGRVDGVLLSDGTEVQSSVVLSNATPYKTFMELVPEHVLPDDFLQAIKCSDYSSAATKINLAVERVPQFQCCKINHPNAGPQHMGTIHIGSESMEEVDSACQEAVNGFPSKRPIIEMTIPSVLDKTISPHGKHIINLFIQYTPYKPLDGSWEDPAYRESFAQRCFSLIDDYAPGFSSSILGYDMLTPPDLEREIGLTGGNIFHGAMGLDSLFLMRPVKGWSNYRTPVQGLYLCGSGAHPGGGVMGAAGRNAAGTVIQDWK; the protein is encoded by the exons ATGAGGCGACAAGTTCAACAATTTACGAACTTCAGCACCAGAAGTGCCACCGATTCTTCATCGAGCTTGTTGAAAGCAAAGAAATGGGATGCGTTGGTGATTGGGGGCGGCCACAACGGCCTCACTGCTGCGGCCTACCTCGCTAAATCCGGCCTCTCCGTCGCCGTTCTCGAGCGCCGTCACCTTATCGGCGGAGCAGCTGTCACTGAAGAACTCATTCCCGGCTTTAAGTTCTCTCGCTGCAGCTACCTGCAAAGCCTCCTCCGTCCTTCCGTCATAAA ggagttggagttgaagagGCATGGATTGAAGCTACTGAAGAGGAATCCGTCGTCGTTTACCCCTTGTCTAGACGGGCGTTATCTTTTGCTCGGCCCTGATAAGGAGCTAAACCATGCTGAAATTTCGAAGTTCTCCAAGAAGGATGCTGAGGCTTACCCCAG GTTTGAGCATCAGCTGGAGAACTTCTGTAAGTTCATGGATCCACTTATTGATTCCTCCCCTCCTGAAACTCTTCAACGTGCATCATCTATCAAAACTCATATGAAGGATAGGTTAGACAAATCTGCGTTTTGGGCTCATTGCATGCGAAGAGCTGTTTCCATGGGCCAAAGAGAGATGGT GGATTTTATGGATCTTTTGCTCTCTCCAGCCTCAAAGGTTCTAAATAACTGGTTTGAG ACTGAAGTCCTGAAGGCAACACTTGCAACAGATGCAGTAATAGGAACCACG GCAAGTGTCCATACACCAGGAACTGGCTATGTTTTGCTTCATCACATCATGGGAGAAACTGATGGTGATCGTGGAATTTGGTC ATATGTTGAAGGTGGAATGGGTTCCGTGTCTTTGGCTGTTGGTAGTGCAGCACAGGAGGCGGGTGCTACAATAGTGACTAAAGCTGAG GTCTCAAAATTGCTAATTGGTGATTCAGGAAGAGTAGACGGG GTGTTGCTTTCTGATGGAACTGAAGTGCAGTCTTCTGTTGTTTTATCAAATGCTACTCCATATAAAACTTTTATG GAATTAGTGCCAGAACATGTGCTTCCTGATGACTTTCTTCAGGCAATCAAGTGTTCTGATTACAGCTCT GCGGCTACAAAAATTAACTTGGCTGTTGAGCGAGTGCCACAATTTCAGTGCTGCAAGATTAATCATCCTAATGCTGGTCCTCAGCATATGGGTACCATCCATATTGGTTCAGAGAG CATGGAAGAGGTTGATTCAGCCTGTCAAGAAGCTGTAAATGGTTTTCCCTCTAAAAGACCTATCATTGAGATGACAATCCCTTCTGTCTTGGACAAGACTATCTCTCCCCATG GTAAGCATATCATCAACTTATTTATTCAGTACACACCTTATAAACCTTTGGATGGCAGTTGGGAAGACCCTGCATATAGG GAATCATTTGCACAAAGATGCTTCTCCTTAATTGATGATTATGCCCCTGGCTTTAGCTCGTCAATTCTTGGATATGACATGTTGACTCCACCAGATCTTGAGAGAGAAATTGGTTTGACAG GAGGAAATATTTTTCACGGTGCCATGGGGTTGGATTCTTTGTTCCTTATGCGACCTGTTAAAGGATG GTCGAATTACAGGACTCCAGTACAAGGTCTATACTTATGTGGAAGTGGAGCTCATCCTGGGGGAGGCGTGATGGGTGCTGCCGGTCGTAATGCTGCAGGCACAGTCATTCAAGACTGGAAGTAG
- the LOC113716779 gene encoding uncharacterized protein isoform X3, with protein MRRQVQQFTNFSTRSATDSSSSLLKAKKWDALVIGGGHNGLTAAAYLAKSGLSVAVLERRHLIGGAAVTEELIPGFKFSRCSYLQSLLRPSVIKELELKRHGLKLLKRNPSSFTPCLDGRYLLLGPDKELNHAEISKFSKKDAEAYPRFEHQLENFCKFMDPLIDSSPPETLQRASSIKTHMKDRLDKSAFWAHCMRRAVSMGQREMVDFMDLLLSPASKVLNNWFETEVLKATLATDAVIGTTASVHTPGTGYVLLHHIMGETDGDRGIWSYVEGGMGSVSLAVGSAAQEAGATIVTKAEVSKLLIGDSGRVDGVLLSDGTEVQSSVVLSNATPYKTFMELVPEHVLPDDFLQAIKCSDYSSAATKINLAVERVPQFQCCKINHPNAGPQHMGTIHIGSESMEEVDSACQEAVNGFPSKRPIIEMTIPSVLDKTISPHGKHIINLFIQYTPYKPLDGSWEDPAYREEIFFTVPWGWILCSLCDLLKDGRITGLQYKVYTYVEVELILGEA; from the exons ATGAGGCGACAAGTTCAACAATTTACGAACTTCAGCACCAGAAGTGCCACCGATTCTTCATCGAGCTTGTTGAAAGCAAAGAAATGGGATGCGTTGGTGATTGGGGGCGGCCACAACGGCCTCACTGCTGCGGCCTACCTCGCTAAATCCGGCCTCTCCGTCGCCGTTCTCGAGCGCCGTCACCTTATCGGCGGAGCAGCTGTCACTGAAGAACTCATTCCCGGCTTTAAGTTCTCTCGCTGCAGCTACCTGCAAAGCCTCCTCCGTCCTTCCGTCATAAA ggagttggagttgaagagGCATGGATTGAAGCTACTGAAGAGGAATCCGTCGTCGTTTACCCCTTGTCTAGACGGGCGTTATCTTTTGCTCGGCCCTGATAAGGAGCTAAACCATGCTGAAATTTCGAAGTTCTCCAAGAAGGATGCTGAGGCTTACCCCAG GTTTGAGCATCAGCTGGAGAACTTCTGTAAGTTCATGGATCCACTTATTGATTCCTCCCCTCCTGAAACTCTTCAACGTGCATCATCTATCAAAACTCATATGAAGGATAGGTTAGACAAATCTGCGTTTTGGGCTCATTGCATGCGAAGAGCTGTTTCCATGGGCCAAAGAGAGATGGT GGATTTTATGGATCTTTTGCTCTCTCCAGCCTCAAAGGTTCTAAATAACTGGTTTGAG ACTGAAGTCCTGAAGGCAACACTTGCAACAGATGCAGTAATAGGAACCACG GCAAGTGTCCATACACCAGGAACTGGCTATGTTTTGCTTCATCACATCATGGGAGAAACTGATGGTGATCGTGGAATTTGGTC ATATGTTGAAGGTGGAATGGGTTCCGTGTCTTTGGCTGTTGGTAGTGCAGCACAGGAGGCGGGTGCTACAATAGTGACTAAAGCTGAG GTCTCAAAATTGCTAATTGGTGATTCAGGAAGAGTAGACGGG GTGTTGCTTTCTGATGGAACTGAAGTGCAGTCTTCTGTTGTTTTATCAAATGCTACTCCATATAAAACTTTTATG GAATTAGTGCCAGAACATGTGCTTCCTGATGACTTTCTTCAGGCAATCAAGTGTTCTGATTACAGCTCT GCGGCTACAAAAATTAACTTGGCTGTTGAGCGAGTGCCACAATTTCAGTGCTGCAAGATTAATCATCCTAATGCTGGTCCTCAGCATATGGGTACCATCCATATTGGTTCAGAGAG CATGGAAGAGGTTGATTCAGCCTGTCAAGAAGCTGTAAATGGTTTTCCCTCTAAAAGACCTATCATTGAGATGACAATCCCTTCTGTCTTGGACAAGACTATCTCTCCCCATG GTAAGCATATCATCAACTTATTTATTCAGTACACACCTTATAAACCTTTGGATGGCAGTTGGGAAGACCCTGCATATAGG GAGGAAATATTTTTCACGGTGCCATGGGGTTGGATTCTTTGTTCCTTATGCGACCTGTTAAAGGATG GTCGAATTACAGGACTCCAGTACAAGGTCTATACTTATGTGGAAGTGGAGCTCATCCTGGGGGAGGCGTGA
- the LOC113715835 gene encoding replication protein A 70 kDa DNA-binding subunit D-like isoform X2, with the protein MSRHISSVLDIQKGAEKWTVLAQVVHRGHNQLTREVPPRRIMRFLLTDTEGTKVSVVTYEQHIKIFSKFLQPYQRYYVSNAIVVPVDPTYKVGSYECSWILNYKTLIENYAEPVPPMLPCIFELTNFSDLHKYADSDNLCNIRGFVIHAFPVKQVDPDCTSRDIIIVNEEKKLMLMTLWNEFEHDEGSKIAYMISTAPLIIALRVKVTTFNTLSFTTRYSSGILINSPLPDDLSFKQWFTLNKEEIRNLLDAKTYSDANCLLPPPNEEDIKAISTFQALFLVQKTAWVQGTVKLAYGFTKYWITACVNCHKIVNADIDWIIHCPSCKQQSEVELRALE; encoded by the exons ATGTCTAGACATATATCTTCAGTGCTAGACATTCAGAAAGGAGCAGAAAAGTGGACTGTTCTCGCACAAGTTGTTCACAGAGGCCATAATCAACTGACTCGTGAAGTTCCACCGAGGCGAATTATGCGCTTTCTACTCACAGATACTGAG GGAACAAAAGTTTCTGTTGTGACCTATGAACAACACATCAAGATCTTCAGCAAATTTCTACAGCCTTATCAAAGATATTATGTTTCTAATGCAATTGTGGTTCCTGTTGACCCAACATACAAAGTTGGGAGCTATGAATGCTCCTGGATTTTGAACTACAAGACTTTGATTGAAAATTATGCTGAACCTGTGCCACCTATGTTGCCTTGCATATTTGAGCTGACAAACTTCTCTGATCTGCACAAATATGCTGATTCAGATAATCTTTGCA ATATTAGAGGCTTTGTGATTCACGCATTCCCAGTAAAGCAGGTGGATCCAGATTGTACTTCTAGAGACATTATAATAGTGAATGAAGA GAAAAAACTCATGCTTATGACTCTCTGGAATGAATTTGAACATGATGAAGGGAGCAAAATAGCATACATGATTAGCACTGCACCTCTAATCATAGCTCTCCGTGTTAAAGTGACCACATTCAATA CTTTGTCATTCACTACAAGGTATTCATCTGGAATTCTGATAAATTCTCCACTCCCAGATGACCTCTCTTTCAAGCAATG GTTTACTTTGAACAAGGAAGAAATCCGAAATTTGCTTGATGCTAAAACATACAGTGATGCTAACTGTTTACTTCCTCCTCCAAATGAAGAGGATATTAAAGCAATCAGCACTTTTCAAGCATTATTTCTAGTT CAAAAGACAGCTTGGGTGCAAGGAACTGTCAAACTTGCATATGGATTCACCAAATATTGGATTACTGCTTGTGTGAATTGTCACAAAATTGTGAATGCTGACATTGACTGGATCATCCATTGTCCTTCATGCAAACAGCAAAGTGAAGTTGAACTCAG AGCTTTGGAATAG
- the LOC113715835 gene encoding replication protein A 70 kDa DNA-binding subunit D-like isoform X1: MSRHISSVLDIQKGAEKWTVLAQVVHRGHNQLTREVPPRRIMRFLLTDTEGTKVSVVTYEQHIKIFSKFLQPYQRYYVSNAIVVPVDPTYKVGSYECSWILNYKTLIENYAEPVPPMLPCIFELTNFSDLHKYADSDNLCNIRGFVIHAFPVKQVDPDCTSRDIIIVNEEKKLMLMTLWNEFEHDEGSKIAYMISTAPLIIALRVKVTTFNTLSFTTRYSSGILINSPLPDDLSFKQWFTLNKEEIRNLLDAKTYSDANCLLPPPNEEDIKAISTFQALFLVQKTAWVQGTVKLAYGFTKYWITACVNCHKIVNADIDWIIHCPSCKQQSEVELRSTAEKEYCH, encoded by the exons ATGTCTAGACATATATCTTCAGTGCTAGACATTCAGAAAGGAGCAGAAAAGTGGACTGTTCTCGCACAAGTTGTTCACAGAGGCCATAATCAACTGACTCGTGAAGTTCCACCGAGGCGAATTATGCGCTTTCTACTCACAGATACTGAG GGAACAAAAGTTTCTGTTGTGACCTATGAACAACACATCAAGATCTTCAGCAAATTTCTACAGCCTTATCAAAGATATTATGTTTCTAATGCAATTGTGGTTCCTGTTGACCCAACATACAAAGTTGGGAGCTATGAATGCTCCTGGATTTTGAACTACAAGACTTTGATTGAAAATTATGCTGAACCTGTGCCACCTATGTTGCCTTGCATATTTGAGCTGACAAACTTCTCTGATCTGCACAAATATGCTGATTCAGATAATCTTTGCA ATATTAGAGGCTTTGTGATTCACGCATTCCCAGTAAAGCAGGTGGATCCAGATTGTACTTCTAGAGACATTATAATAGTGAATGAAGA GAAAAAACTCATGCTTATGACTCTCTGGAATGAATTTGAACATGATGAAGGGAGCAAAATAGCATACATGATTAGCACTGCACCTCTAATCATAGCTCTCCGTGTTAAAGTGACCACATTCAATA CTTTGTCATTCACTACAAGGTATTCATCTGGAATTCTGATAAATTCTCCACTCCCAGATGACCTCTCTTTCAAGCAATG GTTTACTTTGAACAAGGAAGAAATCCGAAATTTGCTTGATGCTAAAACATACAGTGATGCTAACTGTTTACTTCCTCCTCCAAATGAAGAGGATATTAAAGCAATCAGCACTTTTCAAGCATTATTTCTAGTT CAAAAGACAGCTTGGGTGCAAGGAACTGTCAAACTTGCATATGGATTCACCAAATATTGGATTACTGCTTGTGTGAATTGTCACAAAATTGTGAATGCTGACATTGACTGGATCATCCATTGTCCTTCATGCAAACAGCAAAGTGAAGTTGAACTCAG GTCAACTGCAGAGAAAGAATACTGTCATTAA
- the LOC140016429 gene encoding uncharacterized protein has product MDAMTLVQKYGKPDIFLTMTCNPNWPKIKEHLIDKEEAQNRPDLLARVFHAKLEQLKDELLKKCIFGEVSAYTYVIEYQKRGLPHTHFLLILKSKFKMYTPEEYDKIVCAEIPNKEKNEHLYNLVIKHMLHGPCGSLDPTSVCMRKNGTCKNNFPKNFCEETIQTLNAYPEYRRRDDGVQIKIKSALLDNRWVVQYNPYLLAKFDCHLNVEICSTIKAVKYIYKYIYKGHDRTNFCVVNNKSDSEIDEIKQYVSARWVSPSKAAWRIFRFCGIGKTFLYKALLADVRSKDYLALATATSGIAASILPGGKTAHPRFKIPIDIFDGATCRVSKQTSLAAMIKEAKLVIWDEAPMSKKAAIEALDDLLRDLMNSEEIFGGKVVVLGGDFRQTLPVVRKGTKAEMINACLINSPLWHKLEKLQLTENMRAKLDPSFTQFLLKIGDETQQTDENDIVKLPSSIIVNYNNETDAIEKLINIVYPEFKDPSKKLHCPQNRAILTTKNNFVDKINDELIKKFPGDLTEYLSYDETLNENHQSEYIDLLNTLTPSNLPAHRLLFKLNAPIILLRNLDPAEGLCNGTRLIIKSLSKNVICAKIAVGDFCGKEVFIHRISMQPPSDEQYPVPYKRT; this is encoded by the exons ATGGATGCAATGACATTAGTACAAAAGTATGGTAAACCAGATATATTTCTGACCATGACTTGCAATCCtaattggccaaaaataaaagagcaCTTAATAGACAAAGAAGAGGCACAAAACAGACCAGATTTGCTTGCTAGAGTATTTCATGCTAAGTTAGAGCAGCTTAAAGATGAACTTCTGAAAAAATGCATCTTTGGTGAAGTGTCAGCTTATACTTATGTCATTGAATACCAAAAACGTGGACTGCCACATACACACTTTTTGCTAATTTTAAAGTCAAAATTCAAGATGTATACCCCTGAAGAATATGATAAAATTGTCTGTGCTGAGAtaccaaataaagagaaaaatgaacatCTATATAATTTGGTCATTAAACATATGCTTCATGGACCATGTGGTTCACTTGATCCAACAAGTGTATGCATGAGAAAAAATGGAACTTGCAAGAAtaattttcctaaaaatttCTGTGAGGAAACTATCCAAACTCTTAATGCATATCCTGAATATCGAAGGAGAGATGATGGAGTTCAAATTAAGATTAAATCAGCTCTTTTAGATAACAGATGGGTTGTACAATACAATCCATATCTTTTGGCTAAATTTGATTGCCATCTTAATGTTGAAATATGCTCTACAATTAAGGCAGTCAAGTACATTTACAAGTATATCTATAAAGGTCATGATAGAACTAACTTTTGTGTAGTAAATAATAAATCTGATTcagaaattgatgaaattaaacAATATGTATCAGCTAGGTGGGTCTCTCCATCTAAGGCAGCatggagaatttttagattcT GTGGTATTGGAAAAACGTTTCTGTATAAAGCTTTGTTAGCTGATGTTAGATCTAAAGATTATCTTGCTCTTGCTACAGCTACATCAGGAATTGCAGCTTCCATTTTACCAGGTGGAAAGACTGCACATCCCAGATTTAAAATTCCAATAGATATCTTTGATGGTGCAACATGTCGGGTCAGTAAACAAACTTCTTTAGCTGCAATGATCAAGGAAGCAAAACTCGTAATCTGGGATGAAGCACCAATGTCTAAAAAGGCAGCAATTGAAGCTTTAGATGATCTCTTAAGagatttaatgaattcagaagAAATATTTGGGGGAAAGGTAGTTGTGCTTGGTGGAGATTTTAGACAAACATTACCAGTTGTTAGAAAAGGAACAAAAGCTGAAATGATAAATGCATGTTTGATAAATTCTCCATTATGGCACAAATTAGAGAAATTGCAATTAACAGAGAACATGAGAGCAAAATTAGATCCTTCATTCACACagtttcttttaaaaattgGAGATGAAACACAGCAAACAGATGAGAATGACATAGTAAAACTTCCATCTTCAATTATAGTTAACTATAATAATGAGACTGATGCAATTGAAAAGCTAATCAATATTGTGTATCCTGAATTTAAAGATCCTTCAAAGAAACTGCATTGCCCACAAAATAGAGCAATTCTAACTACAAAGAATAACTTTgtagataaaataaatgatgAATTGATCAAAAAATTTCCAGGAGATTTGACTGAGTACCTAAGCTATGATGAAACACTGAATGAAAATCATCAATCTGAATATATTGATCTTCTGAACACTCTTACGCCTAGCAATTTACCTGCACATAGGTTACTGTTTAAACTCAATGCCCCAATAATTCTTTTAAGAAATCTTGATCCTGCTGAAGGATTATGCAATGGAACTAGACTGATAATAAAGAGTTTGAGCAAGAATGTTATTTGTGCTAAAATTGCagttggtgatttttgtggcaaAGAAGTTTTTATACATAGAATTTCGATGCAGCCACCAAGTGATGAACAATATCCAGTTCCATATAAGAGAACATAA
- the LOC113716779 gene encoding uncharacterized protein isoform X4: protein MRRQVQQFTNFSTRSATDSSSSLLKAKKWDALVIGGGHNGLTAAAYLAKSGLSVAVLERRHLIGGAAVTEELIPGFKFSRCSYLQSLLRPSVIKELELKRHGLKLLKRNPSSFTPCLDGRYLLLGPDKELNHAEISKFSKKDAEAYPRFEHQLENFCKFMDPLIDSSPPETLQRASSIKTHMKDRLDKSAFWAHCMRRAVSMGQREMVDFMDLLLSPASKVLNNWFETEVLKATLATDAVIGTTASVHTPGTGYVLLHHIMGETDGDRGIWSYVEGGMGSVSLAVGSAAQEAGATIVTKAEVSKLLIGDSGRVDGVLLSDGTEVQSSVVLSNATPYKTFMELVPEHVLPDDFLQAIKCSDYSSAATKINLAVERVPQFQCCKINHPNAGPQHMGTIHIGSESMEEVDSACQEAVNGFPSKRPIIEMTIPSVLDKTISPHGGNIFHGAMGLDSLFLMRPVKGWSNYRTPVQGLYLCGSGAHPGGGVMGAAGRNAAGTVIQDWK from the exons ATGAGGCGACAAGTTCAACAATTTACGAACTTCAGCACCAGAAGTGCCACCGATTCTTCATCGAGCTTGTTGAAAGCAAAGAAATGGGATGCGTTGGTGATTGGGGGCGGCCACAACGGCCTCACTGCTGCGGCCTACCTCGCTAAATCCGGCCTCTCCGTCGCCGTTCTCGAGCGCCGTCACCTTATCGGCGGAGCAGCTGTCACTGAAGAACTCATTCCCGGCTTTAAGTTCTCTCGCTGCAGCTACCTGCAAAGCCTCCTCCGTCCTTCCGTCATAAA ggagttggagttgaagagGCATGGATTGAAGCTACTGAAGAGGAATCCGTCGTCGTTTACCCCTTGTCTAGACGGGCGTTATCTTTTGCTCGGCCCTGATAAGGAGCTAAACCATGCTGAAATTTCGAAGTTCTCCAAGAAGGATGCTGAGGCTTACCCCAG GTTTGAGCATCAGCTGGAGAACTTCTGTAAGTTCATGGATCCACTTATTGATTCCTCCCCTCCTGAAACTCTTCAACGTGCATCATCTATCAAAACTCATATGAAGGATAGGTTAGACAAATCTGCGTTTTGGGCTCATTGCATGCGAAGAGCTGTTTCCATGGGCCAAAGAGAGATGGT GGATTTTATGGATCTTTTGCTCTCTCCAGCCTCAAAGGTTCTAAATAACTGGTTTGAG ACTGAAGTCCTGAAGGCAACACTTGCAACAGATGCAGTAATAGGAACCACG GCAAGTGTCCATACACCAGGAACTGGCTATGTTTTGCTTCATCACATCATGGGAGAAACTGATGGTGATCGTGGAATTTGGTC ATATGTTGAAGGTGGAATGGGTTCCGTGTCTTTGGCTGTTGGTAGTGCAGCACAGGAGGCGGGTGCTACAATAGTGACTAAAGCTGAG GTCTCAAAATTGCTAATTGGTGATTCAGGAAGAGTAGACGGG GTGTTGCTTTCTGATGGAACTGAAGTGCAGTCTTCTGTTGTTTTATCAAATGCTACTCCATATAAAACTTTTATG GAATTAGTGCCAGAACATGTGCTTCCTGATGACTTTCTTCAGGCAATCAAGTGTTCTGATTACAGCTCT GCGGCTACAAAAATTAACTTGGCTGTTGAGCGAGTGCCACAATTTCAGTGCTGCAAGATTAATCATCCTAATGCTGGTCCTCAGCATATGGGTACCATCCATATTGGTTCAGAGAG CATGGAAGAGGTTGATTCAGCCTGTCAAGAAGCTGTAAATGGTTTTCCCTCTAAAAGACCTATCATTGAGATGACAATCCCTTCTGTCTTGGACAAGACTATCTCTCCCCATG GAGGAAATATTTTTCACGGTGCCATGGGGTTGGATTCTTTGTTCCTTATGCGACCTGTTAAAGGATG GTCGAATTACAGGACTCCAGTACAAGGTCTATACTTATGTGGAAGTGGAGCTCATCCTGGGGGAGGCGTGATGGGTGCTGCCGGTCGTAATGCTGCAGGCACAGTCATTCAAGACTGGAAGTAG